In Clostridium ljungdahlii DSM 13528, the genomic window TCAGCTGCACCGCTGCCAAACAGCCAATTATCAGACAATATGTCAAAACCTAACTTTAAAGATCATCATGACCATTTTACCAACTCCACACCGGAATCGGAGTGGAGTACCTGCCTCGCCCATGCAGAAAAAATAGGTCTTGGCAGCCGTGAATATGAGTTGATTACTATCAAGTGATTCTTAGGTTCAGATGGAGTTTGCTTATAATGATGACTTTCTCCAGCTGAACCTTATTAACAGTATTCTTAGTGTCTTTAGCACTTAGAATACGTTATCCTTTAGGGGAATCACTTATCCAGGTGCATAACAGTGCTTATCCCCCACTTTGATAAAAGATGGGGGTAAGTGCCATGCCTGTATTCTTTAAACATTCTATCATTTTCAGACATTCAATGTCAGTATCATCGAATACTCGAATATTCCCATGCGTTCTATTGACAAGAGGAAGAAGCCCTTCTTTGTCATAGTAACGCAGGGTTGATATAAATATACCTAGCATCTTTGAAATATCGCCAATAGAATAGGTCATAATTACCTATAATAAATTTCAATTCAATGTTGACCTAAAGTTAGGTTTAAGTATTAGAATATACTTATTATAAAATATAAAAAAACTTGTTCAGGGCTAAAAAATCATATAAATAAGAAAAAGAGTTAGAAAAAATATCTGACTTCTTACTCGGAAACGAAAATACCACTTATGCACCTTATTTTATCGCAAAAAGCTATTTATAAATATTCTCTAGATTTTTTATGCTATCCATTTCTCTGTTTATATTTTTATAACCTTTTAACAGCCTAATATAATGATTGGCCTCCCTAACTACGTGGTCACCAAGTAGAGGATAAGCTATGGATCTAATAGTACAATTTATCAAACCTTCTGTTCCCTGTTTTTTGAAATTTCTAATTCCCACAGTAGCATTTAATGTTTTTTCACTCACCTCAGGCAACAACCCTATATTCTGTGTTAAAGCTAAAGATTCTTGAGTTAATTGATCAAATTTTTTACCATAATCATTAGCTGTATCAAATAATTTAACTTCTGTTGGATCTAATAAACCCCGTATAAATTTTGCATGTTCTGCCATAATTCTATTCCAAAAACCTTCTTGATAAACAGCCTCTTTAACTAAATCCATTTCTTCCCGATTTTGCAATTTAACTAACATTCTTAAGTAAAATTTAGCTTCTCTTAATATATGATCTATAAGTAGCGGGTAGTTTGTAGTAAATGTTTTGCAAGTTAGGACATCATTTAATAATCTCGACTTAAATAAAGCTATCCTATTTGTTGCAGCCATTGCTCTATTATTTAACATAGCTACAGTTCTAACAAGTTCGTCACTGTCATATCTACCCTGTACTAAGTTTAATTCCATTCTTGTAACATTACTGTCAATTTTAATTGCCGAATAAAATTCAGTTTCTCTTTCTGCATTTAGCGTTAAATCTGTCACTAATTCTCCAGAGTGCGCTACTTCAGGACTGATGATTCCTTCAGAAAGTCTAATGGTCTCAATAAGTAACTGGGTAAATTCATTTTTCAACATATTTGCCTGACAAGCTAATTTGTAGTCTCTAGATGTTAATCCTGCCTCAAGAAAAATAGCATGCTCCTTGGCAATTCTCATAAAGAATAAATTTAACTCTAGAGATTGTTTAACAAATTTCATATTGGATAACATTATATATACTTCCTTTTTTACATACTCGTTTCATTTTATTCTAAAGTTATATTACATGTGCAAAAAATTTTTAACATAATTGCTCTTTACATCACATTATTAGGTATACTACTAACGGCTGTAATATCTATCTAATAACAGCCGTTACAATTATATTTATATATCGTTTCCAATTATATTTATTATTCATTCTTGTTAAAATTTTTAATTTGCTTTGTTCTTAAATCTACTTCCATTGTATATTGAACCCTAGAAGCATTTTTAGATTCATCTGCATCCTTATTTTTATAGTAAGTTACATATATCGAACAGGTGCTATTATGCATATCAAAATCTATATTGGGTTTATATCCACTAAGTACTTCTTTCATATTTATTTTTTTATCTATTATCATTGTATATATCATCTATTTCTAGCTTGCTTTTATCATATAGAAAATCATCCTCATTAGGTTTGTAGCTTTTATTCCTGGTGCAATATTAACTTTTTTATCAATTTTTAGTGCCTGAGTATCAGTTACCTTGATTGCTTCCTTTAAGGTACTTACTTTTTTAAACTTCTTCTTTCTTTTTGTTGTTTTAAAAGATCCCGATCTAAAATCTTCATGTCTATTTGCTTTTAACATTACGACATTTTTCTTCTTAATTCTTTTTCATATATTTAATTTTTTTATAATATTCCTTCTATTTAAAAATTCTTGTCTTGCCTTTATAGCATGTACCAAACTAATTATCCAAAAGATATACCAAACTTTATAAGCTATATTTCCTTGATCAAGCAGTGTCAAAATAAAAAGTATAGCATATACTAATGCTGCATATATCAACCATTTATTTTTAAAAACAAAACCTGCGTATATAAAAAATAACCAATTAAACATAAATGCAATAAATACAAATATTATTGATAATACACCCTAATCTATAACCATAAAATAGATACTGTCAAAGTTCATAAAATAGAAAGATTTGAGTTTATCAAGACTAGAGAATAGAGAAGCTATGCAAGGTTTCAAGCGTGCCAAGAAGAAATTACTATGCATGGGATAAAACGACTGAAAGTCAAAGATCAACGGTTATGTAATGCATGAGAAATATTATTTTTTGTTCCAATGTATTGTTTTTATGATATAATATATAAAACAATACATAACTTTTAGGAGGAAAAAGTGATGGTTGTGGATCCAATTAGAGATAAAAACAAGATAGACGCATTGCTCATGCATTTAAAGGATAAAAGTGAAAGGGACTG contains:
- a CDS encoding MerR family transcriptional regulator, whose translation is MTYSIGDISKMLGIFISTLRYYDKEGLLPLVNRTHGNIRVFDDTDIECLKMIECLKNTGMALTPIFYQSGG
- a CDS encoding DUF2935 domain-containing protein, translated to MLSNMKFVKQSLELNLFFMRIAKEHAIFLEAGLTSRDYKLACQANMLKNEFTQLLIETIRLSEGIISPEVAHSGELVTDLTLNAERETEFYSAIKIDSNVTRMELNLVQGRYDSDELVRTVAMLNNRAMAATNRIALFKSRLLNDVLTCKTFTTNYPLLIDHILREAKFYLRMLVKLQNREEMDLVKEAVYQEGFWNRIMAEHAKFIRGLLDPTEVKLFDTANDYGKKFDQLTQESLALTQNIGLLPEVSEKTLNATVGIRNFKKQGTEGLINCTIRSIAYPLLGDHVVREANHYIRLLKGYKNINREMDSIKNLENIYK